In Setaria italica strain Yugu1 chromosome I, Setaria_italica_v2.0, whole genome shotgun sequence, the genomic window ctttcctcttctggtcggccttgagggcttgcatgcagtcctactgagagatggccaggttgaccaactcattgtaggtgtccaccttgatggggttcaacctttccctgagctccaagctcagtcctcggcggaatctgtcccgcttcttctcgtctgtgtccacatgatagccagcataacggcacaggtcattgaaagcttgagcgtaatgcagcacatcccgagttccttgggtgagggccagaaactcgttgagcttgcgctccaagagaccttctggaatgtgatgcgccttgaacgccatcttgaactcattccaactgaccacgtggccagctggcagcatggcatggtagtgatcccaccaaagccgtgcggagccatgcagctgttgggctgcaaaccgagccttgttgttgtcggggcatggagcggtgagaagctcaaacttggattcgatcgtacgaacccaggcgtcagcatcgagcggttcttgtgtcttttggaacaaagggggctgtgtccccagaaagtcctcataccaagcgatatgcggctgctgctgggctcttccaccatgtggctgatgctgttgcccttgtaccagatgccttagcagctcggtttgagttgctaggattgcctccagtggcgatgagggcgggggtgggggaagatcctgtcgctgatcgctactgccgggcacagaaccagacctggtgcgatgcgccatctgaaAGAGTTAACGCTCCATTAAACTCATAACCTTAAAGtgactccaacaaatggaacgtataaattAATTCCTTtaatgcaactcttgccaatggtgcaacacacgtccttataaggaaaacacacttttctcattctcagAGTAGATGACATttatcttgacctggtactcaactTCAGGCAACACATGTCATATACAGACTCCTATGGTCCAACTCAAGCCAAAGGGTCGGGCACGGtccatacttaaaaagggtcggacgaggcggaaactacCTCAAAGGGTCGGCGCACCCGGTTTCACAAGCTGGGGTCGGCCACTGAACAGGCTCTCAGAACACAGCATATGATCATGGCGCAACTTACTtagcctagcatccacaccatgcACAGATGAAAAAGCTAGGCACCAGCATCaactttatatacaacggtgtTTCAACCCAGGGAGCACTCAactctaggctaacctattacaacttttccaaaatctaggctgccgaggagtacaacaaaaagatggttcgctgagaacccttaatctaccaatggacactatgagtaggagaaggggcaccatcttcctcgatatccatgctggacgctccttcgtcttcctcagggtcctcttgagcttcgagctgcatgttgagggcatgcatatcttcgagctcagcttgatgctcctccagatgggcattggcaactgccaattccatttccacctccatcttgtcctccgagagctctatcatgtcgtccacgaggtcggcgacttctccttcaagctcagagatccgatcttgcatgtcgtggatctggataccccgttgaatcagctggtaggtttggcctaccatatctcttcttgctgcctggaggtacccgtgagtaTCTACTgccgtccgggcgaagagggtcatggctctcccctgaagctctatcagccggtaaagagctgccatgcaccggatattggtggagatggtgaccatggcgcatgtggtggctagcacctcgatgttcccgacgcggtcaagccatgccgggtccagccggttcctgacggggaagaggccgatcgggtcgagcgtgatctccacgggatgcagctgacagaactgggtgagcaactggaggacggcagactcccatgtatcctcaggagcgaggccataggctattatgccgaaggagggccagtcgggccgtgcagggggaggaggtaccaacgcctgcacttggcacgtctggatgccctgctccagatataaccGTCCGGCATACAaaggtggggactggtacccaaaccacttcaacgtatcccacaaaatcgcaGGGAATCCCTCGAAAGTAGACACgtcgactggaaagtaccgtccgctccaaaaagaacatgtccgggaacagccatctggaaccaagaaccaaaaccacgtgagataaactccaagggtcaggggtcggatagagaagcattcggtcTTAACCGAGAGAaactaaaagaaactagaaatccttagatccaaaagaactcttccgaacaaggttgctgttgagaggGAAACGTTACAGCTttttaggtatgacgcatgcacggcctaccttacacttaaccaaaaacaactgcccgaacttgggtcttacgcggtcagtgccggtgacaaggcaacaattacgtctctccctataataactagtcggttctacaacgtctcctaacgaacgcggttagcgtacctgcagaaaaacaccacacacgaacctttcgtgccagcacccacgaaagcgttcccaaacattaccgctcactataggaacggcacccatgcgtttaaggctgcatggacagcactcaaccgtggaaataggttccttttgaatggaaccatataacccttcgcatactcgtgatgcggaatcggcacacgtatgaaaaacgtggcgaaccaaccgtgcttATAGgttcattggaatcgaaccgtaccaaccttcgtatggatcacatacggaaccggCGCaagtgtgatagacgtgggcgaaaacaaccgcgaagatagggtcctttgaatggaactccctatcaaccctcgcatgctcgcgatgcggaactcggcacacgtatgacagacgtggcgaagtgctggaagggttagcaaaataaccaagtacttattagtcacctaaaacaacccccaaaatcccctagggcctctcgcactaaagccatccttagcggtcgtacgagatttttcaaaaagtttcttgcaacttttatcttttccaaagaagtgtttagggcttgttgtgttctctgaaatgctaaacacggctctgataccagctgtggcggatccacttcggattaacttgatttagacagggttaagccgcctaacatgcgacactcctgcctaagccgagttaacacgaagtgccgtcggatttcctccgatttaaccacttgaataggatcgagtttagcaacccacacgaaggtgagtggttccagagaatacaacgagtccaaagAGTTAGACAAAATTTCCGatttagttcgaccataaaatccaacatcagagttttacaagatttcaaaagaaacaacggagaaaaacactagcggaagacttcgtcggggtcggacatccctggtgaggccaaccgggacatcactggttcctctcctcgtcgttcgaggaaggatcccactcgaccgtccagcctggcggaagctggggcggccaggcgccagcaagagaggggtcgggcgcagcaacctcacctgaaaaacaggagccacaacaaggctgagctactaagctcaacaagacttaaccgatgggagtaaaactactcctccatctagacatgcagggctttttggctgaggggtttgtttgccaaaagcactaagtaaccctattttcaagttttagctccggttctaggttcttttaccagtctaggttgtgcaacctattctaagcattcatcgaaccaaacaaaaggtatagatatatcaacaaacatgtcgtcatcagattcctcatttactcagggtgacatagcgatcaagcaatctcaaactgtgagaggcagacgaatcgattcgagttctttaaccatgcatggtgaacctagcctcacgacatccgcgcacccggaggtcgcttcctgtgtcggccttccccatcaatctccaaacccgtgtcgggcccatttcctttgatgcaaggttccacagacccggcctctgccgttctgtgaccacgcttgccaccacgtgcgacaaccagcaggggaaactccattccaagaacaatggggcgaccgctcacgtctagattcaatcaggtactaggcttcctcatcccatactaagtatgaggctagtactttcaaacacttgatcacgaacaccaccactgtcgggccttagcaagatttcatagacagacggggcgaccatccatccaccaaagagttaccaaaaccctgccccgtccatcgtccttatagttgtaacagaaagatagacattcaactcctacaactcgcgagtgacaggagatcactcgacttttaccgtctcctagttaagcaaggcgactactcggtccaacagctagtgctcagatcatggggacaactaagttatgcatctagggtttcacacaactcctatacgtaaatgcacaagcatgttacagaaggcatgcgcaagtctggtaaaacacataggactttcatgcaaccggggcttgccttcaagcaaggagggagaaaactgctcgacttcggaggcgacttcggcttcagcgggcaggaactcagctatagcttcttcttctggcgccgggtgaagctcgtagaagccgtcggcgaggtgcagctctacacgaatgcaatgcaagggttagcatagacagttatttcaacagcaacactagcTCGCCTGAGCTCAGAACTCGCGACAacgagcaggaggttatggtggttcaagagagctgatgatgctcaagaggcaagggtaggaaaggaactcatgatctgatccttaaactagaggatgtgggaaaatctagggatcctcagacgcaagcgctgaagggttcttaagttttacacatacaccctcaggttgaagaaaaagatcacagccaagccctcgggcaaggcggatataagggtcggcggaacagatagggtcgggcgagacggaaccggggtcgggcggataggaggggtcgggcgaggcggactggggtcggcaactcaccttcttcctgaaagaaaagcttgcgggtcgggaagaagcagacttgggcggaggaactaaagcttgaacaagggctaagactgggaatgctatggcggcggcggtgcttcttgcagatcacaagagagcttttacgcagcacggaggagcaagctgctgggtgacttggagaaaaactgagagaagaactcctcaagaacttggtgtgcggcgctaggagcttgagcagagagcgagagaaggctgaaggcaacaatggcggagggaactccggcggctggtgcattccttttatagctgctggaacagagaaaaggaagcggcgcgggagagagagaaggggagtggcgcgaaggccggggagaggcaatggagtgctctgctggggcggagattgagcgaagagggcagtggtgcagaactccgggggtgacgccagcgatcattgcgttctgccgtcagggcggcgtaggagcgggtagatggtggttgagatttggcggaaagcgggcgtcgccgtgcggaagatttgatagaagcgaccggtttaacggcgctagaatcgagggcgcacaggtgagaagataggcagccgcgggcgcgcgggcgagcgcggagcaacagattgtcgggcgtcttctgacagggcggggaaaggagctgtcgcggccgcggtcggggttggcgatagaggaatcgtcgtgtagcggcgaccgggcggcgcgactgtggctgaagggacggaaaagacgggcgacatcgggctctggggccgggatctggcggcatgatgatgggcgcgggaggcgaggctctgcagaaaggggtgcagaggggcttccgctgccattggggaaaggggcgcgagaacccacttggtcgcttgccagagacaaaactgagcggcgggcgtcggagaagacgagccatgcggcagggagactctgaagcgggcatgcaactcgagtgcgcctgtcgcggaggatctggggaaagatcttgcgggtccaccggtggatagaacggacgtttgaggaggattagaaggatccgacggtgggctgagctcgccggggtcgggagaggagcgaaacggagaggggtcgggtctccaggggtcggaaccgggtggaaggctgagcactcggtGCGGTAAAACAGGAAAGATGACTTTgatcaagggctctgatcaagactaactgggaaggtttaggggtcggtcgtttcaggaagcctagtacctgattgaacctggacgtgagcggttcgatccactgtctctggaacggagttttccCCTACGGCcacatgtggtggcaagtgtggtcacagaacggcagaggccaggtctgtggaacattgcaccaagagaagtgggcccgacacaggtcaggggattgatggggacggccgacaaaggaagcgaccctcggtggtgcgcgtatgtcgtgagattaggttcgccatgcatggttaagaaactcgaatcgattcgtctgcctctcatagtttgagattgcttgatcgctatgctacactgagtaaagatggaataggatgatgatatgaacctgATGCTTGTTATGCAtatattgtttggaaactatgcctGTTTAGCATAAGTGTCAATGTAGGCTGGTTAACaaacttagaatttgagctaaaatattgaaagtaaggacctactgtagtcacttttggcaaaataaatccctcagccaaagagccttgcatgtctagcaGTTGTGGAGTAGTCtttccaccggtcggttaagtcttgttgagcttagtagctcagccttgcttgtagTATCTCTTTCAagtgaagttgaagcttttgagtgtgctgctgttggcacttggcctccccagcttcctcctggatggacagtcgagtgggatccttcctcggacggtgaggagagggatcattgatgtcctgatcagcctcatcagggacatctgacccggcgctagcttccgcagttctgttttatcttttttttccgctgcttgaactctgtaaaactttggTATTTCCGAACCGGTGTTGTGAACTTAAGGTAGTTGTTTAACTTGGAAGATCTATTGTGTTCtgtggaaccactcaccttcgtgtgagctatgctaactcggtccggtatagtggttttatcggatgaaatccgacggatcgtcgagttaacttgatcaAAGCATATGATCTCAtattaggcgacttaaatgtgctttagttaagttaatccgaggtgttccgccacagatatatggaatcctaatcggtttagatcacgatcgtgacgtgagaatcgtgggcgctcctatatatgcgacctaccaGCCTCTACCAAAAACAAATCTATTCGAgttagggtttttgcctcctctcgctgctgcgccgccaccgtagtctactccatcccgattgtcgacgtgcaccggcgattgggagagcaggtctccggaaccgtcgtcttcatcgatcctgcaccgggagagggcgaataaggtttttgggaagcactctgcgcgactgcttgatcgcttcctccgcttcatcaagttcttcatcgactccttcaccacggctcatCTACCTCTTCGTCACTCGGGCGTCACTCGCCGTCGCGAACAACGttaggctgctgatcgtcgtcgcctattgtacccggtagtcgtccaggagccgatcttcatcaagaaagaaacgtacgatctcttatctcaaattatatcttccatattagctattatgatctgttgcagtctgatagcactggatagtatggtagaatatgtgattctatttgcaatgatagacttatctagatcttgcgtagacatgtctagtatAATGTGCTATCtcttcatcgtattcatgatttatttctggattaaattaaaactaaaagtgcttatatatccaacactTTGATGGGCGACTAACCAACTACTACTTCGACTATGCCGtgacgctcgccgacgactacttctactactcatctcgactagaaaactagtcgggaGCGGGCCTCACGctgtcgacaactagtcggaatcgatttcaactagtcgacttcatcaacaaccatcgcggcttcatcaacgaccgccacggcttcgtcgacaatcatccacgaatcaagctaagtcacttttctaattattttctgactAGTCTTCCGCATGCGGGGTAATAcaccgactacttatttgtgtacgcctctcgatgGGAATTACTTTACAGAGCTACACCTTACCATCTACTCgtcggagggcagcaaactcatgtgcacaacacgcgctctacttgCCGGAGGGTAGCAAACTCTTGAGCGCAACCGCGCTCTCTTTTTTGTCGCAGCGACAACTActcatttttgtcttctctgaaggtcactaatctccttgagcagaacacgcctcccttcgtgaaagcctcaggtgcatctgtcatgcctaaatgccAGCACatatacacgagacaaagatctcagctGTGCAAATGGCAGTGCCCATACGCGTACAAGAGACAAAGCATCTCGCCACGCGGTGGTTGTAGCTAAAtggagactgagagcctaaacgtaacaggctaactactcgggagaaatatgaCCAAAACAAGAGCTTGACACAAAACATCTATATTGATcaactgaataaattttagtagtttcaatattctatatgtatgctacataatgtacgcatcttttctttcaagTCAAGCTTCGGCGACAACGCTCCAGGATGCTAAGCGTACCTCCAAAGGCACagctagttcccaaactcgggggctaagcgtcaattactactcggaatatctccaatggctccgctagctcccaggctcaggggctaagtgccaataacTACTTGACATGGCTCCTATGACTCACCTGGCGcgtaagctcgggggctggacgtcGCAAAACTACTCAGATGATGACTTGCGTAAAGATTCAATatccttgaattgattattcaCTCTATCAAGACTCAGGGGTGATAAGCTACACCtaacaattgattttttttcgaGACACGGTAATAGTGAGGTTTTCATTGTGAACATATTCTTAGCGTTATCTTTAAGTGACAGGATTACCAAACAAACTTGCTTCTTATATTTGTCTGTAGACTGGAGCACATTCACACGAAGGCGTCAACTGAAAACGTCAATTGGAAGTCTGGAACCTGCAGTTATTTTATCAAAATTTGCACTTCTGTACATATTAGGTGTATTACTGGTGATACTATCATGTTATTTGGAATGGATGTCTCATGTGACGATGCGTAGTTTTTGTTCAAAACTATGAATTGTTCCCTGTTTTTATGTGCCAAATGTTCAGGACAAGCAAAAGTATGCTGAAATGTTGACTGCCATTTTGTTCGGAACATGTTCCTGCGTGTTCCTGCTGGgactaatttttattattttgtgtTAGATTTTTCCAGCAAGAATAAAATGCTATTGATGTCCTGTTTGATGTCAGAGCGTCAGTTGCCACAATGGAAACCTTTATGCTGCATCATTTTTTGTTTTGTCTGATGTTGACAACAAATCATGCAGATTAGCAGGATGCTAGTGCCGCAGCATGTGTGTTCTCCTGTGCCTTATTTGGATTCAGCGTGATGTTCCTTGCAGACCGGTTCTGATGCCACGCATACTGCAGAGTATGATGGTTGTCAACAGTGCAGCACTAACTTGACCACGCGTCAGGTAGAAAAATTGGTGCCACACAACGTGGCCCCGAGAGCGTTGCCACAAGcaccgacttttttgttttttggccctttttgcgaaaaaatctcacaaataggcccctggcgaaaccaattccgaaaatggaccctcggcttggcgccaggatggctggcgccaaggtataACGTCTNNNNNNNNNNNNNNNNNNNNNNNNNNNNNNNNNNNNNNNNNNNNNNNNNNNNNNNNNNNNNNNNNNNNNNNNNNNNNNNNNNNNNNNNNNNNNNNNNNNNTATATGTTAGGAGTAGGCTATCTTTTATGAACTCTCTACACTTCAGCATTATGTTACGTCAATACCAATGCTAGACGATCCACTGGTAATAGAAGGTTCTATATTAAGTCTGCTTTCCTTTTATTCAAAGTGCTGCAAGTTTCCACAATGTACATGTGGTTTGAGTTTGACTCCATCACTAGTAATTAtaaatttcaattttttttgccaGGCTACTTTTAAACCGCCAAAAGCAATTCGTGGTGGCATCTAAATTTCATTCCCTCAAGTATGGTCATCAAGCTGTTATAGTCATGTTTCCCTTGAAAGCAGTTTGTCTAGTAACACCCAGATTAACAATTCCATCTTGCAGTTAGGTAGCCGCGCCTCCCCGCTCGTCGGTGCCCTCCAGCCGGGCTCGCCCGGCGTTGCCTGAGGCCGGCCGCTCCTTGTCCTGTGGCCGCTCCCGACCGCTCCCGACCAATCGAAGGTAATTGTTGTAATATAATGtagatatatagatttaggtAAAATAGTAATATTGATAAATTAGACTAGTTAGGTAAAATTTAGATAgataggtagaattgttagataaaatAGGTAGATAGATAAGTTGACAGcatagtaaactagttattacgatatttagttattacgatatttagttaagtaAATTGATAGATATGATAACTAATAGcatagtaaactagttattacgatatttagttaagtagttgtataggtaagtatttagttaagtagttgtatatataattatgtaggtacatattaggtgtcatagttagttagtatatgtgacatagttagttagttgtatttagtagacttagaatgtttaatttattatggactaaatgaattgtgcgtcgttatattgatatactagatggagaacgtagtgagcatatattaCGGAGGCACTGTGgaaagggatgaatatggatgtgttaagtttgttggcatgcagtgcgaggttgtcatattcgatgagaaaccatcgtttagtgagttggttgcaagggctcgggaggagttacattgttatgaaaatgatgaaatcatagtcgagggcatacttcacctaggttcccctctcaacattcaaaggaagatagtcccaattcggtgtgcaggtcagtgggagaaatatgtgaggacggttatgaatggtcattccccaagtgttgaGTGCAGGTCCTTCCGCTCCTTCGTTCTAGAGCCCATGATGGGTTTTTGGCGCTGCAGTACGACGACCGCTACACTCCTTTACTACAGATGGCTGGCCTCGATGTCATCTCGTATCAGGTTCGTCGTGGGATGCCCAGGTTCAATTCAGCGGCTATAACTGCGTTGGTCGACAGGTACTATTACCACTAGTCATATTCATTTTGTTATGTGTTTACATGTTATCAAATAATAATTCGGCGAAATGTAGGTGGCGACCCGAGACTCACAGCTTTCACCTCccgttcggagagatgacagtgaccctacaggactgtcagaagatgcTGGGTCTGTCGATTCGGGGCCAGCCAGTCACCGGGCCGTGCGTCTCAGATGGTTGGAGAGCACGAGTCGCAGCCTTCCTGGGGCGAGAGCTTGACGAGCAGGGGACTCGCACATCTGGAGTGCTAATCTCATGGCTACGGGAACACTTCGGCCAGTGCCCCCAGGACGCGGATGCTGAGACAGTTGGACACTACTGCAGGGCGTGGATACTACACCTCTTTGCCTGCGTTCTTTTCCCAGACGGTACAGGTGACGCTGCGtcttggatgtggatccactgcCTCACTGACTGGCACCAGGCTGGTTCTTACAGCTGGGGATCAGCTGTGTTGTCATTTCTGTATCGGCAGCTGTGCGAGGCGTGCCGTCGGTCTTCGGGCTCCCCGTCAGTTGGTGGGTGTGTCTACCTGTTGCAGTTATGGATGTGGTCCCGTCTTCCTGTCGGTCGGCCCGAGATTATGCCGCGTCGACCGTGGTTCCCAGGTGAGCCGCCGAGACGACAGCCGACATGGGCATATATTTGGGATCAGGTTAAGGTTAGCCATACCAGATTGGACCGCGCGTACCTGGATTACATCAACGAGATAGACGCGCTCACTGCTCATAGTGtaagtgaattttttttaaacatgCTTCGTAATCTTTTAGTATAACAACTAACGTTTTTGATTAAAATTTTGCAGGTAAATTGGCAACCTTACGACGGAGACGATccacttccttttcctcttAGCTTCGTGTGTGTTCAGGACGATGATATTTACAGGATGGTGTGCCCTCTTATTTGCttctatgctgtcgagtaccaccTGCCACATCGAGTAGCACGCCAATTTGGGATGAGGCAGATTTGGCCACCACAGGCGACCTCGACTAGTATAGAGTTACACAAGTAAGTTACTTTCTTTTTCATATATTTCAATACTATTAACTAAATTTTGGCTAACAGTAACGTGTAACGTGACGTGcagcgtggatcgaaagaagaaGCGGAAGATCTCCGACTGGCCCGCGTTCCACCACGCGTATATTGTGGAATGGGAGCAGTACGAGCAGAACTTGGACGAGAATAACGAGCCGCACACAAACACCGCGTACAGGCACTACCAGAGctggtaccaaggtgcgacgcGGCACAGGCTGAGGGAAGCGTGGACGCAAGATGACTACGCCGAAATCCAGTcatccgacgatgaagacacggtgtacgatcagagtactcgtgctggaaggcaggtggaggcaggaccaatcctggataggatggtaagacaatGGCTTCACTTTTCTATATTCTATGTTAGGTTACTTAGAGATT contains:
- the LOC111257865 gene encoding serine/threonine-protein phosphatase 7 long form homolog, whose translation is MWIHCLTDWHQAGSYSWGSAVLSFLYRQLCEACRRSSGSPSVGGCVYLLQLWMWSRLPVGRPEIMPRRPWFPGEPPRRQPTWAYIWDQVKVSHTRLDRAYLDYINEIDALTAHSVNWQPYDGDDPLPFPLSFVCVQDDDIYRMVCPLICFYAVEYHLPHRVARQFGMRQIWPPQATSTSIELHNVDRKKKRKISDWPAFHHAYIVEWEQYEQNLDENNEPHTNTAYRHYQSWYQVIRR